A segment of the Cenarchaeum symbiosum A genome:
GTATCTGGCGGCTTCAAGGAGGGCCTGGTCCCCCTGGAAGGGGACGAGACCCGCCTCAAGTCGTTCATGGAGTTTGTCTCCCGGATATCCATCAGAAAAGAGTACGATGCCAGCCTGGGCCCGATAAACTATCTTGCGGCGCGCCGGGACAAGGCTGTTCTCGTCAGCTTTCCGTTTCCTGTAAGCAAGGTTGTATTGTTGATATCCGCAGAGCCGTCGGTGGACATAGAGCGGCTTGCGGGCAGG
Coding sequences within it:
- a CDS encoding hypothetical membrane protein, with amino-acid sequence METKGAGLSVYAEKCSRLLEQKEIRFAGIIDEEGSLVSGGFKEGLVPLEGDETRLKSFMEFVSRISIRKEYDASLGPINYLAARRDKAVLVSFPFPVSKVVLLISAEPSVDIERLAGRVVGTFAGVS